From Brevibacillus marinus, a single genomic window includes:
- the gerD gene encoding spore germination lipoprotein GerD — MGILRNLFLFVMLCSTGLLMTSCAEQTQQQAQPDYNTIKSMVIDILQTEEAKNAVTQMLSDDKIKQELALDAETVRTTLIQSMSKPGNPHIKEAFQDPKFASTLAKSLREETKQLMKDLMKDPEYQALMMDLMKDPEFERQMMELMKSSAYRKQTMQIMKESLQSPMFQEDMLKLMNKATEEWMKPSKKEKGNQGEEQGRTSGGSAEGGGRGSGGSK; from the coding sequence ATGGGCATACTGCGCAATCTGTTTTTATTCGTCATGCTATGTTCAACCGGGTTGCTGATGACCAGCTGCGCGGAGCAGACACAACAGCAGGCTCAACCCGATTACAATACGATCAAATCGATGGTCATTGATATCCTGCAGACGGAAGAGGCCAAAAACGCAGTCACCCAAATGCTGTCGGACGACAAGATCAAGCAAGAGCTGGCACTGGACGCGGAAACGGTACGCACCACGCTGATTCAGAGCATGAGCAAACCGGGCAACCCGCACATCAAGGAGGCCTTTCAAGATCCCAAATTCGCAAGCACGCTGGCCAAATCGCTGCGGGAAGAAACCAAACAGCTGATGAAAGATTTAATGAAAGACCCGGAATATCAAGCGCTGATGATGGACCTCATGAAAGATCCGGAATTTGAAAGACAGATGATGGAATTGATGAAAAGCTCGGCCTACCGGAAACAAACGATGCAAATCATGAAGGAATCACTGCAAAGTCCCATGTTTCAGGAAGATATGCTGAAGCTGATGAACAAAGCCACCGAGGAATGGATGAAACCGAGCAAAAAAGAGAAAGGCAACCAAGGGGAAGAGCAGGGAAGAACGAGCGGCGGCAGTGCAGAGGGCGGCGGCCGCGGCAGCGGCGGCAGCAAATAA
- a CDS encoding KinB-signaling pathway activation protein: MNLRNYGWLLGTTLLVGGIGGVLAGFLVAGEHLGGSVGNFFVGTLVNLLVGLTIAVLAEMGFFAYMTLNYLMLSLLKNMKLWKAIQVVLILFTAFDMVYLRYTAFGQGEAIWPYLLVPLMLLAVAVVAAYAKVRLTNSNAWIPTVFFLFVVTSIEWVPGLRQNNASSALFMIVPLLFCNIWQVLHLHRLTQKTS; the protein is encoded by the coding sequence ATGAATCTGCGCAATTACGGGTGGTTGCTGGGCACCACGCTGCTGGTTGGCGGGATTGGCGGCGTCTTGGCCGGGTTTCTCGTCGCCGGGGAACATCTTGGTGGCTCTGTAGGCAATTTTTTTGTGGGGACACTGGTCAACCTGTTGGTTGGCTTAACGATTGCCGTATTGGCGGAGATGGGTTTTTTCGCGTACATGACCTTAAACTACTTGATGCTCAGTCTGCTGAAAAACATGAAACTGTGGAAAGCGATCCAGGTTGTGCTGATCTTGTTTACTGCTTTTGACATGGTCTACCTGCGCTACACCGCTTTCGGGCAGGGCGAAGCGATCTGGCCGTACTTGTTGGTACCGCTGATGTTGTTGGCGGTCGCGGTAGTAGCTGCTTACGCCAAGGTACGTCTGACCAATTCCAATGCCTGGATTCCCACTGTTTTTTTCCTGTTTGTGGTGACCTCGATCGAGTGGGTGCCGGGACTGCGGCAAAACAACGCGAGTTCGGCTCTGTTTATGATTGTCCCCCTGCTGTTCTGCAACATTTGGCAGGTATTGCACCTGCATCGGCTGACCCAAAAAACAAGCTGA